Genomic segment of Streptosporangium sp. NBC_01755:
TGACCATCGTCAAGCTGAACATCGACGAGAATCCGGCAACGGCCACGAATTACGGCGTACTCCAGATTCCCACCCTGAACGTCTATAAGAACGGAGAGGTTGTGAAGCAGATCATCGGCGCCAAGCCGAAGGCCATGCTGCTTCGCGAGCTCGAGGGCATCATCTAGGCCCCCTGCGGCCGGCCGCCCCCCACGGCGCCCGCCGTATCACCCGCTTCCGAGCGGCACACCCACCCACAGAAAGCCCCCCGTCTCACCGCGGGGGGCTTTCACATGCGCCGGACGTGCCGGACCTCGGCTCTCCAGGTCGCGGTCATGGGGGGAGCGCGCGGACTCCAGGGGGTGCCGTGCAGGCTCCAGATGGTGCCGTACGGGGCTCCAGAGGGTCTCAGACAGGCCGCAGGGCCCTCTCCGGACTCATGGACCCAAGGAGCCTCTCCAGTGCCACCTCGACGTCCTCACGCCACGAGACGGCGTTCTTGAGCTCCAGGCGGAGGCGGGGGAAACGCAGGTGCGGACGGACCGTCTTGAAACCCACCGAGAGCAGGTAGTCGGCGGGCATCAGGCACGCGCCCGGCTGCTCCCACTTCAGGTCGCCGAACGCCTCGATCGCCCGCACCCCGCGCCGGGTCAGATCCTTGGCCACCCCCTGGACCAGCATCCGGCCCAGGCCGCCCCCGGAGAACTCCGGGATGATGTGCGCGGTCATCAGCAGCACCGCGTCCGCACTGACCGGCGAGGTCGGGAAGGCCACCGAGCGCGGCACGTAGTGCGGCGGCGCGTAGAGCACGAAACCGGCCGCCACCCCGTCCACATAGACGATCTTGCCGCAGCTTCCCCACTCCAGCAGCGTGGAGGAGATCCACGCCTCCTTCTCCAGCCCCGGATCACCGGCCTTCACCGCCCGATCCGCGTTGACGGGATCGAGCTCCCAGAAGACGCACCGGCGGCAGCGGCGCGGCAGGTCGTCGAGATTGTCGAGGGTGACGTTTGCCAGCCGACGCGACACCTGTTGGC
This window contains:
- the trxA gene encoding thioredoxin, with amino-acid sequence MGTIKNVTDASFEADVLKSDKPVIVDFWAEWCGPCRQVAPILEEIAGEQAERLTIVKLNIDENPATATNYGVLQIPTLNVYKNGEVVKQIIGAKPKAMLLRELEGII
- a CDS encoding GNAT family N-acetyltransferase, with amino-acid sequence MSRRLANVTLDNLDDLPRRCRRCVFWELDPVNADRAVKAGDPGLEKEAWISSTLLEWGSCGKIVYVDGVAAGFVLYAPPHYVPRSVAFPTSPVSADAVLLMTAHIIPEFSGGGLGRMLVQGVAKDLTRRGVRAIEAFGDLKWEQPGACLMPADYLLSVGFKTVRPHLRFPRLRLELKNAVSWREDVEVALERLLGSMSPERALRPV